GTAAATACAAGGCCCCCAAGTGGACACATAAACCCTGGTGAACATCAggtcacacacagacacccagacCGCAGGACACCAGGCCTCATGAGGAtatgaaaattcaaataaacaccAGGCCCAAGGCTGAGTTCAGGTACAAGGCTGCAGGTCAAGTGACAATGAGGCCTCAGGTGGCTATGTGGCCCCAAGTGGACAGCAGGTACCAGATTGACATCCAGGACCCAGACAAACATCAGGCCCCAGAAGGACAACAGGTACAAGGCAGACATAGGCCCCAGGTGCACACCAGATCCCAGCTGGATGCCTAGGACCCAGGTAAACAACAGGCCTAAGGTGAAAATCCAGTCTCCAGGAGGGCACTTAGCCCCAGGCAGACACCAGGCCTCAGGAGGACACCAAAATACAAATGGACATCAGGTCTCAGGTGGACACCAGGTTCCAGGTGCACATCAGCCCCCAGGAGGATACCCAGGCCCCAGGTAAGTATCAGACCCCCAGGTGAACACCCAGTCTCCAGGTAGACATCAGGCCTTAGGTAGACAGCAGGCACCAGGTGAACATTGTGCCCCAGGCGGATACTAGGTCTCAAGTAGATTTCCAGTCCCCAAGTGGACACCAGATACCAGGCAGACTGATGAGGCTCCAGGCAGATACCAGGCTGCAGGTATTATCAGGCTCCCAGCTGATAACCAGGTCCCACGGGAACACTCAGGCCACAGGTAGACACAGCAGAATTATGTTAGTGCACCCCAGGCACCCATATGAACATCAAGCCCCAGCTGGACACCCAGGCCCCAGGTAAACACTCAGGACCCATATGTTGGGTCATTAGGTCAACTAGGTCCCAGGAAGTCATCAGGCCTTGATGGACACTGAGACCCCAGGGGGACATCCAGTCCCAGGTTGACACACAGGCCTCAGGTAGATACCAGGGCCTAGGAGAACTCCAGGCCCCAGCTGAAGATCATGCCCCAGGTGGACGCCCAGGCCCTAGGTAACTACCAGGCCCCAGGTTTCCATCAGGCGGACACTAAACTCTAGGTGGACATCAGTAAACACTCAGGTCCCAGGTCAAAACCAGGCACCTGATTAACACCCTAACCCCAGGTAAACATGACTCTAAATGGACATCAGGTCCGGATGAACACCAAGTCCCATATGCATATCTAAACTCCTGAACACCAGACCCAAATGAGTATCTAATGCACAAGTGGACATCAGCCACCAGGCTGACACAGGCCCCACGTAGACAACTATACCACAGGTGGACATGAGGCCACAGGTATATATCCAGTCCCCAGGTGACTATCAGGCCCTAGGTGAACACCAGGTCCCAGATGAATATCAGGCCCCTGGTGGACAACAGGACCCAAGTGAATACCTAGGCCTCTGGGGAACATCAGGCTCTAGGTGGACACCCAGGACCCATGTGGACAACCAGGTCCAGAGGTACATCAGGTTCCACATGGACACCCAGCCCCCAGGTGTACACACCAGTTCTCAACAACCAAAAGGTCACATATTCTCTGGCCAAATGCAATGAAGTCATCTCccccaaaaatatgtatttgggaAACTAAAAACTACACTTCTCAATCACTCTCAAGTCAAGGAATTTCTAATCGAAGGCCGCATCCACACAGAAATAACGGTGAAACTCCCATATCCAATAAGAGTGCAATGCTGCTCAACCAGTCCCAGGGCAGGACCCACAACAGGCTTCGCATGGAGGACGCAAGGTTACAATTCAGGATATCAAAGAATGAATAACtatattacaaaaagaaaaaaaacaaatagagctTCTGGAATTAAGAAATTCAGTAACAGAATTTCAAAACACAGTTGGAATTTTTAACAATAAActagaccaagtagaagaaataattttagaatttgaaaatgggtctttcaaattaacccagtcagacaaaaataaaagaatataaaaaagagaaaaaagaattgaaaaacaaaacccttgAGAAATACGGGATTACGTGAAGTGACCAAAACTTATTGGCATTcctacaagagaaaaataaaaagttaccaaCTAAGAAAGTACATTTAAGGGAGTAACAGGAAAAGTTCTCTAGTCTTGCTAGAAAGGCTGCCATTCAGATACAAGAAATTCAGGCAGGACAGAACCCACTACAGCAATCAGCCCGCCAGAGACGCCTCCGCCCCTGTGGACTAAGGATCCACTTCCTCAAGGTGACACCATGGGCAGGGGGGCTGAAGAAGTAATTAGAAAAGTCAAATCAACTGACCCAGCCAGCCAGGACTCCTCTTTGATGATACAGGTGTAATCTTCCTCTTCCACAGGGGAAACTAAGTGACCCAGAGGCTACCCATACCCATAGGCAGGGGATCTGCCACAGCAGCCACCCTCCTGGGAGGTTCCCTTTCTTCCCCTTGGTGAACTCTCTCCAACACACCCCTTGCTAGGAAAGCACCCTTTTGTCTTACATGGAAAGGGGATCCCACCACACCAAAACACAGCCAAAGAAGCCTTTTGTCCCTTCAGGaataacttaaaacaacaaaaaaataaaatacccaaaCAGTCATCCCCTAAATTTTGTTAAGAAGGAGACAATGgagcccggcgcggtggctcacacctgtaatcccagcactttgggaggccgaggctggtggatcatgaggtcaagagatcgagaccatcctggtcaacatggtgaaaccccgtctctactaaaaaaatacaaaaaattagctgggcatggtggcgcgtgcctgtaatcccagctactcaggaggctgaggcaggagaactgcctgaacccaggaggcggaggttgtgatgaaccgagatcgcgccattgcactccagcccgggtaacaagagcgaaactccatctcaaaaaaaaaaaaaaaaaaagagagacagtgcTGCCACTCACACCTGGCTCAGGCACCACCAGCAGGAAGAGGACACCCTCCAGAGACTGCAGAAGGGGAGGACTCCTCCTTGCCCTGGCTGTGCCTCCACTGCTGCCACCAAGGCCTGCAGTACAGAATCCAAAGCTTTCTACCCACTCCAGGCCAGGCCGGGCCCAAAGCGCTCCTACTCCCCTTTCCCAGCCCCCCAacttgctgctgctgccaccattACTACCCACCACAACACAACCAGCACTGCTGTCACCCTCCATGCACCAGCCCACCCTACAAGGCTCCTACCACCTGGCCTCCACCACCCCCTTCTAACGCTCCGGTCAAGCTGCAGTCTCCATCACCATCGCTGCCATAACTGCAGGAGGTGAGCCACAAAGCCGTGCCATCTGCAGGCTCAAATCTCCAGCTCACCACAGGTGACGActccttcacctcctcctccagcctggcTTGGAACAGCTGGGCGGGCAAAGCCTGAAAAACCTGAACAGAATGCAGAAAAATTGGTAGTGTTAGAGCCTCACCTTGTCACGCTGGTCAATGCGTGGCAGGGGCCGGTTTTAGCGAAAGCACTCACACCACCCTCCAAAGTCCAGACTCTCCTCctggcccaagctggtctcctggCCAGAGGGTGGGGACTGGAAACACCACAGTGTCTAGTGCTCCTCAAGGAGCAGGAGCAGCAGGAACTCAGACCTAGCCAGCTCTCCCAACCCAAGTACTGATTCCTGATCCTGACGCCTCCACCCACAGGGCACTTTCCCCATGGTGCCCACCACATGCGCAGAGGTCCCAGATAGTCATGGCAATATGGAGCGAGAGGTTGAGCGCTGGGAAAACATGGTGGGTATGGGGGCCCTGCCGTGCTCAGAGCGcctactgcactccaacatgaGCAAGAGGAGTTCATCCTCTAGAGCCTTGAgtccaggaagaggaggaagggccCTTCCTTGGAGGCCAGCACTGTTGCCGCCACCTCTGCAGCAACCCCCTCGCCACCAGTGACAGTAGTGCAGCCCCCGATAGTGCCCCTAACATGGCCCCCACCGCCAGCAGTGTAGCCCCCAGATTGCCTacctctccagcctccctcctACCActcctcctaccgctccagcggCCCTCCCCTCCTGACTCTTGCCCTCCCTGCTCTGCCTCCTATCGCTCAAACCACACTGCGGTCTCCATCGCCACCACCCACCGCAGCGAGGCCAACCACAGTGCCGCACGCTGCAGCCTCCAACACGCAGCAGGTGGCTCCGCTGCCCCTTCTCCTGGTCCTCTAAGCCAGGAACAGGGTAGCTCCACAATAATATACACAAGAGCCTGGAATGGCATAAGGCGTCCTCAGCGTGCCTTAAATTGTGAGGTTATGTGCATGGTTCCTGGACTACATGTTCTGATTGGATGAGAGAAAACCTCTAGGCCTACTCTGATTGGGCTTTATTTTCATGCTCTGAATGGTTGGCCTAAGACTTGTTCTCATCCAATCAGAACACGTAGTCCAGGAACCGCTGTGCAAAACTTCAGTATATAAGTAATGCTGAAGGGAAGTCAGTCCATTCCAGGCTCTTCTGTGTGTGCTCGCTGACTCCCCTGTGCCTGGCATAGAGGACCAGGAGATGGGAGAGCCAGCTGCAACgtgctggaggctggagcctgCAGCTCGCCTCACTGCAGTTGGTGGCATAGCCATGGTCATGTGGCTGGAGTGGTAGCTGGGGGAAAATAGTTTTGAGATAGATGAAGGGCTAAAGAGGGGGGTTAGTGCCAACGGGAAAAAGAGGATGACGAACAGGATAAGGCATTGCAAAAAGACAGTGAGGATGGGAAAACTGCTTTGGAGTCGATGGAGGGGGAAAAAACAGGGTggtgagcagaaggaagagacGCTTTTGTGGAAAGACAGTGGGGAAAGTTTTTGGGTAAATGGAAGGGGAAAAGAGAGTGGCAagtgggaggaggaaagagaggatgGTGAGGGGTAACGGGAatgagcaggagggagagaaggtctGAAGAAACACAGTTGGGTGAAAAGAAAGATAGGGTAAGAAGACGGTGGGTGAAAAGATTTTGGGCAGATGCAGAAGGGAAGAGGGTGGcaagtagaagaagaaaagagggtgcaagagggagggggaagagaaagtgggcaaacaggaggaagggaaggttttgcgaaaagacagagagaaaagtttTTAGGTAGATGGAGGGAGAAAAGAGGGTGGCgagtgggaaggagaaaagatTTTGCAAAAAGATGATGGTCAGAAAAGAAAGATGgtgcagaaagaaaagacagtggaTAAAGTGGGTGGGAAGAGGGTGGAaagtgggaagagaaaagagggggTGGCCAGAGGGAGTGGCAAAAGAGGGTTGGGCAAAAGATGTTGGGGAAAATAGTTTGGGGTAGACAGAGGGCAAAAAAAGGTGGCAAGCAGGATAGGGGAAAGAAGAGGGTGAGCGGGAAGTGGGGAAGGTTTTGCGAAAAGACGCTAGGGAAATGTTTTTGggtaatgagaaaagaaagagggtggcaaggaggaaggggaaaaagacGGTGGAGAAAATAGTTTTGGGGTAGATGAAGGAGGGAAAGGGGTGCTGAGTAGCAGGAGTGGGGAGAAGGCTTTGGGAAAAGGTGCGAGAATATGTTTTTGGGTAGATGGAGAACAAGAGGGTGATGAGAGTGGGAGGGGGTTAGAGagtaggaaggaaaggaagaaaggacagtGGGGAAAAACAGTGGAGAAACGTTTTTGAGTAGATGGGTGGGGAAAATGGCAGTGAGTGAGAGAGTGGAGAAGGCTTTGTGAAGTGACAGTGGGGAAAAAATGGGGGAAAGGTTTTGGGGTAGATGGAAGAAGAAACAGGGTGGCGAGAGGAAGAGGGCCAAAGGCGGTCAGGAAAAGAAGACGGGGAAATAATGCTGGGGGATAAAGGGTGTGGATAgatcttttttctgatttttaaatcagattatttgtatttttgcttttcagaagTTTGAGTTCTTTATGTGTTTTATGTATTAACCCCTTGcctgatgcatagtttgcaaatacttccATATTTTGGACTGTGTCTTCATTCTACTGATTGCTTCCTCTACTTTGCAGAAACTTCTAAGTTTAATGTAATTGCATTTGactctttttggttttgttgcttgtgcttttgatgtctaTTTGAAAACACCTTGTTCTAACCAATTTCATGAAGCAtttatgctgttttcttttctaatagtTTCATAGTCTCAGGtcctacatttaaatattttgagtagatttttgtatatgttaagATAACGGTCTCGATTTATTCTTGTACATGTGGGTGTTGTGTTTTCGTAGCACAGTTTATTGAAGACGTGTTCCTTCCTGAAGGTGCATTCTTGGTGCCTTGGTTAAAAATGAGTTGACTAAATGcgtgaatttatttctgagttctctattctgtttcatttgtctatgtcTGTCTTTCctctatgtctgtgtgtctctctgcgTCTCTCCCTTGCCCCTTTTTtggccagcaccatgctgtttttgttactatagatttgtaatatatatttaaatcagatattgtgatgcctccagcttttttctttttattcatgatTCTTTTGTCTATTTGaggtattttgcatttctatgtgaattttaggattttatttatatgaagaaTGTCTTTTGTAATTTAATGTGGATTGCATTGATTCTGTAGATCATATTGGGTGATACCGTAACAATATCCTTCTAGTGCTTggacatgggatatctttccatttacatGTATCTGCTTTAATATCTTTCGTCTCTGTTTTGAAGTTTTCATTGTGGGAACTTCCAACTTTTTGGTTAAGTTTATCTCTAGGTATCTTTTTCTGGTAGTAGCAGTAATGAAATAGCTTTCTcgaatttttattttgaaagaatgttgaattttattttttcagtatctactgaaatgattatatgggtttttttcttgatttgctgaATGCGATATAGcacttttatttgtgtttattgaaTCATCCTAATATTTCAGATGAATTCCACTTAATCACGGCAGatgatctttttattgtcttgTCAAATGCAGTTTTcgagtattttgttgaggattatttgcatctgtgttcatcaggatgtgttaaaaatagattttgtggtggggcacggtggcacatgcctgtaatctcagcactttgggaggcgatggcaggcagatcacgagatcaagagatcaagaccatctggccaacatggtaaaaccctgtctctactaaaaatacaaaaattagctgggtgtggtggcatcctagctattccggaggctgaggcaggagaattgcttgaatccgggaggtggcggttgcagtgagctgtgactgcatcactgcactccagtctggtgcctggcaacaaagcaagactctatagccaaaaaaaaaaaaaatttttgtaaaaaaaatacacacaaacaacACTTACAGTTTTCTTTTGAAGCTAAAGGTAGTATGTGTTCTGGAAATTTTAGAGTAAAATATAGGATAATTCTACCACCCATAGAAAAGCTTTGTTAACTTTTTGAGGTACTTTCTAGTCACTAAAAAATCATGTTTGTGTACAAAATTTTTTAGTTATAGCCCTACTTTATAAattttgtcattaaaatttttcaaatatttcatttttatgacttaAATATCGTTATAATTGAAGTCACAATTGTGTGGTTAAACATGAAAGCATTTTTGTGCTTTGTATTATAAAGAACTTCACACTGAACaacctcaaaataatttttggatcactttttcttttgtgatggagtttgactcattacccaggctggagtgcagtggtgcgatctcggctcactgtaacctccacctcccaggttcaagtgattctc
This Callithrix jacchus isolate 240 chromosome 2, calJac240_pri, whole genome shotgun sequence DNA region includes the following protein-coding sequences:
- the LOC144581647 gene encoding uncharacterized protein LOC144581647, translating into MWVKHLEQAHSSNALQTLKVNVEKGLGPSSISKLFSPSYHSSHMTMAMPPTARTRRRGSGATCCVLEAAACGTVVGLAAVFQALPAQLFQARLEEEVKESSPVKLLANQRRVD